A single region of the Lycium barbarum isolate Lr01 chromosome 2, ASM1917538v2, whole genome shotgun sequence genome encodes:
- the LOC132627814 gene encoding protein MRG1-like isoform X1: protein MGRSNGDDDSTTIFDEGDATATTHETDIDMADSEVDSPSDFQEGEKVLAFHSQHLYEAKVHKAEFQMREWRYFVHYFGWNKNWDEWVGVDRLMKLTEENVQKQQELKKKQDTDKNGKAARGSQMKTKVYTGGRGRKRKSDIPQKDKDGPPPEKLVNIQIPSQLKKQLIDDGEFVNHLGKLVKLPRAPNVDEILEKYHDYRLKKDGVISDSVKEILSGLQCYFNKALPAMLLYKNEREQFQKSIKDDVSPSSVYGAEHLLRLFVKLPEILFYASIEDETLTELKQKLQDFLRFLQKNQSAFFLSTYHSEEDFDVAGKKQDN, encoded by the exons atggGGAGGTCAAATGGTGATGATGATTCGACTACAATCTTTGATGAAGGTGATGCCACGGCCACCACACATGAAACAGACATAGACATGGCTGACAGTGAAGTTGATTCTCCTTCTGATTTTCAAGAAGGTGAAAAAGTACTCGCCTTTCATAGCCAACATCTCTATGAAGCTAAG GTTCACAAAGCTGAGTTTCAAATGAGGGAATGGAGAtattttgttcattatttt gGTTGGAACAAAAA CTGGGATGAATGGGTGGGCGTAGATCGATTGATGAAACTCACAGAGGAGAATGTTCAGAAGCAGCAGGAGCTTAAGAAAAAACAGGACACAGATAAGAATGGAAAGGCTGCACGTGGATCACAAATGAAAACAAAAGTCTATACAG GGGGAAGAGGCAGAAAGCGGAAGAGTGATATTCCGCAGAAG GACAAGGATGGTCCTCCTCCAGAAAAGCTTGTCAATATCCAAATACCATCACAATTAAAGAAACAGCTGATTGATGATGGTGAATTTGTCAACCACTTGGGCAAG CTCGTCAAACTTCCTCGTGCTCCAAATGTAGATGAAATACTAGAGAAATATCATGACTATCGGCTGAAAAAGGACGGAGT GATATCTGATTCTGTTAAAGAAATTCTTAGTGGTTTGCAATGCTACTTCAACAAAGCACTGCCAGCTATGCTCCTTTACAAGAATGAGCGGGAACAGTTCCAAAAGTCTATTAAAGACGATGTCTCTCCTTCCTCTGTGTATGGAGCTGAGCATTTATTACGGCTTTTTG TTAAGTTGCCTGAGATTCTGTTCTATGCAAGTATTGAAGATGAGACATTAACAGAGTTAAAGCAGAAGTTGCAAGACTTTCTCAG ATTCCTGCAGAAGAATCAAAGTGCATTTTTTCTGTCGACGTACCATTCTGAAGAAGATTTTGATGTGGCTGGCAAGAAACAGGATAACTGA
- the LOC132627814 gene encoding protein MRG1-like isoform X2 has translation MGRSNGDDDSTTIFDEGDATATTHETDIDMADSEVDSPSDFQEGEKVLAFHSQHLYEAKGWNKNWDEWVGVDRLMKLTEENVQKQQELKKKQDTDKNGKAARGSQMKTKVYTGGRGRKRKSDIPQKDKDGPPPEKLVNIQIPSQLKKQLIDDGEFVNHLGKLVKLPRAPNVDEILEKYHDYRLKKDGVISDSVKEILSGLQCYFNKALPAMLLYKNEREQFQKSIKDDVSPSSVYGAEHLLRLFVKLPEILFYASIEDETLTELKQKLQDFLRFLQKNQSAFFLSTYHSEEDFDVAGKKQDN, from the exons atggGGAGGTCAAATGGTGATGATGATTCGACTACAATCTTTGATGAAGGTGATGCCACGGCCACCACACATGAAACAGACATAGACATGGCTGACAGTGAAGTTGATTCTCCTTCTGATTTTCAAGAAGGTGAAAAAGTACTCGCCTTTCATAGCCAACATCTCTATGAAGCTAAG gGTTGGAACAAAAA CTGGGATGAATGGGTGGGCGTAGATCGATTGATGAAACTCACAGAGGAGAATGTTCAGAAGCAGCAGGAGCTTAAGAAAAAACAGGACACAGATAAGAATGGAAAGGCTGCACGTGGATCACAAATGAAAACAAAAGTCTATACAG GGGGAAGAGGCAGAAAGCGGAAGAGTGATATTCCGCAGAAG GACAAGGATGGTCCTCCTCCAGAAAAGCTTGTCAATATCCAAATACCATCACAATTAAAGAAACAGCTGATTGATGATGGTGAATTTGTCAACCACTTGGGCAAG CTCGTCAAACTTCCTCGTGCTCCAAATGTAGATGAAATACTAGAGAAATATCATGACTATCGGCTGAAAAAGGACGGAGT GATATCTGATTCTGTTAAAGAAATTCTTAGTGGTTTGCAATGCTACTTCAACAAAGCACTGCCAGCTATGCTCCTTTACAAGAATGAGCGGGAACAGTTCCAAAAGTCTATTAAAGACGATGTCTCTCCTTCCTCTGTGTATGGAGCTGAGCATTTATTACGGCTTTTTG TTAAGTTGCCTGAGATTCTGTTCTATGCAAGTATTGAAGATGAGACATTAACAGAGTTAAAGCAGAAGTTGCAAGACTTTCTCAG ATTCCTGCAGAAGAATCAAAGTGCATTTTTTCTGTCGACGTACCATTCTGAAGAAGATTTTGATGTGGCTGGCAAGAAACAGGATAACTGA